Proteins encoded in a region of the bacterium genome:
- a CDS encoding Hsp20/alpha crystallin family protein: MILVRRPLFDDELQEMRRQYGGFLGAVPGPWTHEIVGPETEWEPPVEAFESEHEVVIMAALPNIDPKQVDITISNDAVTLKGSTKQAEDKKERNYYRRELRYGAFLRTVPLPTEVKGAEATASYNDGMLEVRLPKSDRAKNTTVKVAVK, encoded by the coding sequence ATGATTCTCGTGAGAAGGCCGCTCTTTGATGACGAACTGCAGGAAATGCGTCGCCAATACGGTGGATTCCTTGGCGCTGTGCCAGGGCCTTGGACACATGAGATCGTCGGGCCCGAAACGGAGTGGGAACCGCCGGTTGAGGCATTTGAAAGTGAGCATGAAGTGGTGATAATGGCGGCTCTACCCAACATCGATCCGAAACAGGTAGACATTACCATATCCAACGACGCCGTCACGCTCAAGGGGTCGACGAAGCAGGCAGAAGACAAGAAGGAGCGCAACTATTATCGGCGAGAGTTGCGATATGGAGCATTTCTACGTACCGTGCCACTTCCTACAGAGGTGAAGGGCGCTGAGGCGACAGCATCCTACAACGATGGAATGCTCGAAGTAAGACTACCAAAGTCGGATCGGGCCAAGAATACTACTGTCAAGGTCGCAGTGAAGTAG
- a CDS encoding SPFH domain-containing protein: MGYGFGIAVAVVGLLLAWNGVKIVREYQRLVVFRLGRSFGPRGPGIVYLIPIIDKAVWVDLREAFLEIPAQTCITKDNAPISIDFLIYWKVFDPQLSVIKVGNFAGAAQGIATTGLRAVIGDLSLDEALTKREQINHVMRAKLDEVTERWGVKVTTVEIREITPPKDVQDAMTRQMSAERSRRALVTEADGKKQAAITIAEGEKQSAILKAEGDRQAAILRAEGFSLALGTIFEIAKTVDTNTMSLQYLEALKALGAGPATKFVFPMEFTKLLQPFVDGARGTPSRAP, from the coding sequence ATGGGATATGGATTCGGGATCGCAGTGGCCGTCGTCGGCTTGCTCCTGGCGTGGAACGGGGTCAAGATCGTCCGCGAGTACCAGCGCCTGGTAGTGTTCCGCCTGGGCCGCAGCTTCGGCCCGAGGGGTCCGGGGATCGTCTACCTGATTCCGATCATCGACAAGGCGGTTTGGGTGGACCTCCGGGAAGCGTTCCTCGAGATCCCCGCGCAGACGTGCATCACCAAGGATAACGCGCCGATTTCCATCGATTTCCTGATCTACTGGAAGGTGTTCGACCCCCAGCTCAGTGTGATCAAGGTGGGCAACTTCGCCGGCGCCGCGCAGGGGATCGCCACGACCGGGCTGCGCGCGGTGATCGGCGACCTCAGCCTCGACGAGGCCCTGACGAAGCGGGAGCAGATCAACCATGTCATGCGCGCCAAGCTCGACGAGGTCACGGAGCGGTGGGGGGTCAAGGTGACCACCGTCGAGATCCGTGAGATCACCCCGCCGAAGGACGTCCAGGACGCGATGACTCGGCAGATGTCCGCCGAACGGAGCCGGCGCGCTCTCGTCACGGAGGCGGACGGAAAGAAACAGGCCGCCATCACCATCGCGGAAGGAGAAAAGCAGTCGGCGATCCTGAAGGCAGAGGGGGACCGCCAGGCCGCGATCCTCCGTGCGGAGGGGTTTTCGCTGGCCTTGGGTACGATCTTCGAGATCGCCAAGACCGTGGACACGAATACGATGAGCCTCCAGTACCTGGAGGCCCTGAAAGCCCTCGGCGCGGGCCCGGCCACGAAGTTCGTGTTCCCGATGGAGTTCACCAAACTGCTCCAGCCGTTTGTGGATGGGGCGCGGGGGACTCCGTCGAGGGCGCCGTAG
- a CDS encoding GlsB/YeaQ/YmgE family stress response membrane protein, producing the protein MSIMAWIIVGIIAGWMAKRVIPGEGPKGVLGDLVVGIVGAIAGGWIFAYFGHPGPTGLNIGSIVVAFVGAVAVLWLMRLLTRTGNAGLA; encoded by the coding sequence ATGAGTATCATGGCATGGATTATCGTTGGGATTATCGCAGGCTGGATGGCGAAAAGGGTGATTCCTGGTGAAGGGCCCAAGGGCGTCCTTGGAGACCTGGTCGTCGGCATCGTCGGCGCCATCGCGGGGGGATGGATCTTCGCCTACTTTGGGCACCCCGGCCCCACGGGGCTGAACATCGGGTCCATCGTCGTCGCCTTTGTGGGAGCCGTGGCCGTGCTATGGCTAATGCGGCTGCTCACCAGAACGGGGAATGCCGGACTGGCCTAG